The following are from one region of the Trichoderma breve strain T069 chromosome 5, whole genome shotgun sequence genome:
- a CDS encoding mob1/phocein family domain-containing protein: MAQFLQTVNQKTRNQFRPRAGKGGVNSYQLRQYAEATLGGGSLRKCVKLPEGEDENEWLAVNMVDFYNQINLLYGAITEFCSPQSCPEMKATDEFEYLWQDSENYKRPTKMAAPAYIEQLMTWVQANIDNESVMPSKIGVPFPKSFPTLIRQIFKRMYRVYAHIYCHHYPVIRELGLEPHLNTSFKQYVLFIDEHSLASGRDYWGPLGDLVDSMMKSD; the protein is encoded by the exons ATGGCTCAGTTCCTGCAGACAGT CAACCAAAAGACTAGAAATCAGTTCCGCCCGCGCGCTGGAAAAGGTGGTGTCAACAGTTACCAGCTTAGGCAGTATGCCGAAGCTACCCTGGGAGGAGGCAGCTTGAGAAAGTGTGTCAAGTTGCCGGAAGGTGAGGATGAGAACGAATGGTTGGCAGTCAACA TGGTGGATTTCTACAACCAGATCAACCTTCTCTACGGCGCCATCACCGAGTTTTGCTCGCCGCAGTCATGCCCCGAGATGAAGGCCACGGATGA GTTTGAATATCTCTGGCAAGACAGCGAGAATTATAAGCGGCCGACCAAGATGGCTGCGCCAGCCTACATCGAACAGCTGATGACATGGGTTCAAGCCAACATCGACAATGAATCCGTCATGCCCAGCAAGATTG GCGTTCCTTTTCCCAAATCCTTCCCAACTCTCATTCGTCAGATCTTCAAGCGAATGTACCGTGTGTACGCGCACATCTACTGCCACCACTATCCGGTAATCCGGGAGCTGGGGCTGGAACCTCATCTCAACACCAGCTTCAAGCAGTATGTGCTTTTTATCGATGAGCATAGCTTGGCAAGCGGGCGGGACTACTGGGGTCCTCTCGGAGACCTCGTTGATAGTATGATGAAGAGTGATTGA
- a CDS encoding ras family domain-containing protein, translating into MAQTGGSYNNPLKKFKLVFLGEQSVGKTSLITRFMYDSFDNMYQATIGIDFLSKTMYLEDRTVRLQLWDTAGQERFRSLIPSYIRDSSVAVVVYDISNAKSFQNTKKWIDDVRAERGNDVIIVLVGNKTDLNDKREVTTQQGEEEAKRQGLRFVETSAKLGHNVQNLFKRIAQALPGMEGSDAAAQATNQMIDVRTNTTAPPQEGCSC; encoded by the exons atggcgcaaACCGGAGGATCCTACAACAACCCCTTGAAGAAGTTCAA GCTGGTCTTCTTAGGGGAACAAAGCG TGGGCAAGACGTCCCTGATTACCAGATTCATGTACGACTCGTTCGACAACATGTATCAGGCAACCATTGGTATCGATTTCCTCTCCAAG ACCATGTATCTCGAGGATCGGACGGTACGACTACAGCTGTGGGATACCGCAGGCCAGGAGCGATTCCGAAGCTTGATCCCTTCATACATCCGTGACTCGAGCGTTGCCGTTGTCGTCTACGATATCTCTA ACGCAAAATCAttccaaaacaccaagaagTGGATTGATGACGTCCgggcagagagaggaaacGACGTTATCATTGTCCTGGTGGGCAACAAGACCGATCTTAACGACAAGCGAGAGGTCACAACCCagcagggagaggaggaagccaaGAGACAAGGTCTAAGATTCGTTGAGACAAGTGCCAAGCTTGGTCACAACGTACAGAACCTCTTCAAGAGGATAGCACAGGCACTGCCTGGCATGGAAGGCTCCGATGCAGCTGCCCAAGCAACCAACCAAA TGATTGATGTGCGGACGAACACAACAGCGCCTCCCCAGGAGGGTTGCTCGTGCTAA
- a CDS encoding phosphoribulokinase / uridine kinase family domain-containing protein, with the protein MSQLESHVTVQKRAYYSPPWADVSIIAVAGSSGSGKSTLSQTIVKQLNLPWVVILSMDSFYKTLTPAQSKLAFANEYDFDSPDAIDFDALINTLRDLKAGKRAEVPVYSFAKHARLEHTTSIYSPHVLVLEGIFALYDPRVRELCDMGIYCDADADTCLSRRIVRDVRERGRDVEGCIKQWFAFVKPNFEKFVEPQRKVADLIVPRGIENRVALDMMVQFIEKKLFEKSTHHREALARLEVRDRDEPLSDRVVVMSEGPQIKFMNTILQDIDTSAEDFIFYFDRLAALIIEQALNNVQFEEASIETPPGYTYKGLRPKGEVSAVIVLRGGSAFEPALRKTIPDCRTGRLLIQSSYSTGEPELHYLRLPEDIHKHESVLLLDTQMASGGAALMAVQVLVDHGVALERIVLATYSAGKVGLHRLMTVFPEITAVVCNLLPHAEQRWVEKRYFRC; encoded by the exons ATGTCGCAGCTCGAGAGCCATGTCACGGTTCAGAAGCGAGCTTACTACTCTCCGCCATGGGCAGATGTTagcatcatcgccgtcgctGGCAGCTCGGGCTCTGGCAAGTCGACGCTATCTCAGACGATAGTGAAGCAGCTCAACCTGCCCTGGGTTGTCATTCTATCCATG GACTCGTTCTATAAGACATTGACCCCTGCCCAATCCAAACTGGCATTTGCCAATGAGTACGACTTCGACTCACCAGAT GCCATTGATTTCGATGCTCTGATTAACACTCTACGAGATCTGAAAGCTGG AAAGCGAGCAGAGGTTCCCGTATATTCTTTCGCCAAGCATGCACGACTAGAACACACCACATCCATCTATTCCCCGCACGTACTCGTTTTGGAAGGCATTTTTGCCCTCTACGATCCGCGGGTTCGTGAATTATGTGATATGGGA ATCTACtgtgatgctgatgcagaTACCTGCCTGTCGCGGAGAA TTGTTCGAGATGTTCGGGAGCGAGGTCGAGATGTTGAGGGCTGCATAAAGCAGTGGTTCGCTTTCGTGAAACCCAACTTTGAAAAG TTCGTCGAGCCACAACGCAAAGTAGCGGATTTAATCGTACCCAGAGGAATCGAGAATCGAGTGGCACTTG ATATGATGGTTCAATTcattgaaaagaagctgtTTGAAAAGTCAACTCACCATCGTGAGGCTTTGGCTAGGCTTGAGGTCAGAGACAGAGATGAGCCTCTATCCGACCGCGTCGTAGTCATGAGCGAGGGGCCGCAAATCAAGTTCATGAACACGATTCTTCAGGACATAGACACGTCGGCCGAagacttcatcttctactTCGATCGCCTTGCCGCCTTGATCATTGAACA GGCTCTGAACAACGTCCAGTTCGAAGAAGCGTCCATCGAGACGCCACCTGGTTATACGTACAAAGGTTTACGACCCAAGGGAGAGGTTAGCGCTGTGATTGTGCTCCGAGGAGGGTCGGCGTTTGAACCAGCCCTTAGAAAAACCATCCCGGACTGCAGAACAGGCAGGCTCCTGATCCAGTCCAGTTACTCAACTGGAGAACCAGAACTCCACTACCTGCGCCTTCCAGAAGATATCCACAAGCATGAGAGCGTGCTACTACTGGATACGCAGATGGCTAGCGGAGGAGCAGCTCTGATGGCAGTTCAAGTTCTGGTCGACCACGGCGTTGCACTGGAACGTATCGTCTTGGCAACTTATTCCGCAGGAAAAGTTGGCTTGCATAGGTTGATGACGGTATTCCCAGAGATCACGGCCGTGGTTTGCAATCTCCTTCCCCATGCAGAGCAGCGCTGGGTTGAAAAGAGATACTTTCGCTGCTGA
- a CDS encoding chitin synthase domain-containing protein produces MDRRPPGYSLPPYDDELDSPTGHGAAAVRLLTSVEESPDRSRPYVTPASPMATPTFLNMSSPSSSTSSLQPKDASKHQGSNPETSTMAIDECPGAASSLESKQEAEMQAATKADAPLPPLPLSSPSVHNPFSHLDVAVPPPLYIKQVRKNNNAKLHSPRSLALNDSPNLAEALPSIPEGPSERSRRRRGSLSASDQPPVQPVQPVQPPPQPAAVDVVAAEPVVKKIKPTVRWKIKNSHDRPISMRSPRPQYTPSVASTHTRTGSILDDAPRIPPPDASYMSYDTRDPSHRPWSPASRLTDYSRPPASHASYEPYGGSPRRPLPPAPRFGNASRQSQFTDDVTVSIPLDHREDDDDIFGPESDLSESRRYDNYEHEQYDHYDEDERHYGDDRDSYHSGQETLSEEQEYYDKYEHYGPAPDGAQERRGVRAPQMAKKEVPLINGELVLECKIPTILYSFLPRRDEVEFTHMRYTAVTCDPDDFVDRGYKLRQSIGRTTRETELFICITMYNEDEILFTRTMYAVMKNISHFCSRSRSRTWGENGWQKVVVCIISDGREKIHPRTLDALAAMGVYQHGIAKNFVNNRAVQAHVYEYTTQVSLDSDLKFKGAEKGIVPCQIIFCLKEKNSRKLNSHRWFFNAFGKALNPNVCILLDVGTRPGGTSLYHLWKAFDFDSNVAGACGEIKAMKGKYGSYLLNPLVASQNFEYKMSNILDKPLESVFGYITVLPGALSAYRYHALQNDETGHGPLSQYFKGETLHGQHADVFTANMYLAEDRILCWELVAKRGERWVLKYVKGCHGETDVPDSVPEFISQRRRWLNGAFFAAVYSLVQMRQILQTDHTLARKVLLYIEFVYQFVQLLFTYFSLANFYLAFYFVAGGLADKRVDPFGHGIGNIIFIILRYTCILLIAIQFILSLGNRPQGARRLYMGSMIIYSIIMVYTTFAIFYIVVRQFTDSDGGVSISLGNNVFTNLIVSLASTVGLYFAMSFLYLDPWHMFTSAGQYFLLLPSYICTLQVYAFCNTHDVTWGTKGDNVMKTDLGGAVGKGETVELEMPSEQLDIDSGYDEALRNLRDRIEVPEKPPSESQLQEDYYKSVRTYMVVSWMVLNAILAMAVSEVYSDKGIGDNFYLRFLLWSVAGLALFRAIGSTTFAVINLIHLIVEGRIRMTLKLPSWAGGMGEKLSETMSSVGSSITNTLRT; encoded by the exons ATGGACCGCCGTCCTCCCGGCTATAGTCTCCCGCCGtacgacgacgagctcgacTCGCCCACCGGCCATggagccgccgccgtcagATTGTTGACATCTGTGGAAGAGTCCCCAGACAGAAGCAGACCGTACGTAACACCAGcgtcgccaatggcaacaccaacattCCTAAATATGTCCTCTCCGTCCTCATCGACGTCGTCTTTGCAACCCAAGGACGCTTCGAAACACCAAGGATCCAACCCCGAGACGTCTACCATGGCTATCGACGAGTGTCCTGGAGCCGCCTCAAGCTTGGAGTCCAAGCAAGAGGCGGAAATGCAAGCAGCAACCAAGGCGgatgctcctcttcctcctcttcctctttcttctccttctgtTCACAATCCCTTCTCCCATCTTGACGTTGCTGTCCCTCCTCCCCTCTACATCAAACAGGTTCGCAAGAACAACAATGCAAAGTTGCACAGTCCAAGAAGTTTAGCGCTCAATGACTCCCCAAATCTTGCCGAGGCTCTGCCAAGTATCCCGGAGGGACCAAGTGAACGCTCccggcgaagaagagggagtCTATCAGCATCGGACCAACCACCAGTTCAACCAGTTCAACCAGTTCAACCACCCCCCCAACCAGCCGCTGTCGACGTTGTCGCAGCGGAACCCGTTGTCAAAAAGATTAAGCCCACTGTTAGATGGAAGATCAAAAACTCACACGATAGGCCTATTAGTATGCGATCGCCCCGGCCTCAATATACTCCCAGCGTCGCATCCACCCACACTCGGACTGGGTCAATTCTGGACGATGCTCCTAGGATTCCACCGCCAGATGCGTCTTACATGTCCTATGACACCAGGGACCCTTCTCACAGGCCGTGGTCACCAGCGTCCAGACTGACGGATTACTCTCGCCCTCCCGCGTCTCATGCTTCGTATGAACC ATATGGCGGCAGTCCGCGCCGGCCTCTCCCACCAGCTCCTCGCTTTGGCAACGCATCGCGCCAATCACAATTTACCGACGATGTGACCGTCTCCATCCCCTTGGACCATcgcgaggatgacgatgacatcTTTGGCCCCGAGTCAGACCTGAGCGAATCTCGCCGTTACGACAACTACGAGCACGAGCAGTATGATCACtatgacgaggatgagaggCACTATGGTGATGACCGCGACTCATACCACTCGGGTCAGGAGACATTGAGCGAGGAGCAGGAGTACTATGATAAGTACGAGCACTATGGACCTGCGCCTGATGGAGCGCAAGAGAGGCGTGGTGTCCGCGCTCCGCAAATGGCTAAAAAGGAAGTCCCGCTCATCAACGGTGAGCTGGTCTTGGAGTGCAAGATTCCAACCATTCTCTACAGCTTTCTCCCGCGCCGAGACGAGGTCGAGTTCACTCACATGAGATACACTGCTGTGACGTGTGATCCCGATGACTTTGTCGACAGAGGCTACAAACTACGACAGAGTATTGGCCGGACGACTCGAGAGACGGAGCTGTTCATTTGCATCACCATGTACAACGAAGACGAGATTCTCTTTACCAGAACAATGTACGCCGTCATGAAGAACATTTCTCATTTCTGctctcgatctcgatctcgtACCTGGGGTGAAAACGGCTGGCAAAAAGTCGTCGTTTGCATCATCTCTGATGGTCGTGAAAAAATCCACCCACGCACACTCGACGCCTTGGCTGCCATGGGAGTCTACCAGCATGGCATCGCCAAAAACTTTGTCAACAACAGAGCCGTACAAGCACACGTCTATGAGTACACGACACAAGTCTCGCTCGACTCGGACCTCAAATTCAAGGGTGCTGAAAAGGGCATTGTTCCGTGCCAAATCATCTTCTGCCTCAAAGAGAAGAACTCGCGAAAGCTCAACTCGCACCGTTGGTTCTTCAATGCATTTGGCAAGGCCTTGAACCCCAACGTTTGCATTCTGCTGGATGTAGGAACTCGTCCCGGTGGTACTTCGCTGTATCATCTCTGGAAGgcctttgactttgattCCAACGTTGCCGGAGCATGCGGTGAaatcaaggccatgaaggGCAAATACGGATCATACTTGTTGAATCCTCTGGTTGCATCGCAAAACTTTGAGTACAAGATGTCCAATATCCTGGACAAGCCCCTCGAATCTGTGTTTGGTTACATCACCGTGTTGCCCGGTGCCCTCAGTGCCTACCGTTACCATGCGCTACAAAACGACGAGACTGGCCATGGGCCGTTGAGTCAGTATTTCAAGGGTGAAACGCTCCACGGTCAGCATGCGGATGTGTTCACAGCCAACATGTATCTGGCCGAAGATCGTATCCTTTGTTGGGAGCTCGTAGCTAAGCGAGGCGAGAGATGGGTGTTGAAATATGTCAAGGGCTGTCATGGAGAAACAGATGTCCCTG ACTCTGTTCCCGAGTTCATCTCCcaacgaagaagatggctgaACGGTGCCTTCTTTGCCGCCGTCTACTCCCTTGTCCAAATGCGACAAATTCTGCAGACTGACCATACTCTTGCTCGCAAAGTCCTCTTGTACATTGAGTTTGTCTACCAATTtgtccagctgctcttcacCTACTTCTCGCTCGCAAACTTCTACCTGGCTTTCTACTTCGTCGCTGGTGGTCTAGCGGATAAACGAGTCGATCCGTTTGGACACGGCATTGGAAACATCATATTCATTATCCTGAGATACACGTGTATCTTGCTTATCGCTATCCAATTCATCTTGTCTCTTGGAAATCGTCCACAAGGTGCGAGAAGACTCTATATGGGCAGTATGATTATctacagcatcatcatggtTTACACGACTTTTGCCATCTTCTACATTGTCGTAAGGCAATTCACGGACAGTGACGGTGGTGTCTCGATCTCACTCGGTAACAACGTGTTTACGAATCTAATCGTCTCGTTGGCCTCGACGGTTGGTCTGTATTTTGCCATGTCGTTCTTATACCTCGATCCCTGGCACATGTTTACCTCGGCCGGCCAATATTTCCTTTTGCTGCCGAGCTATATCTGCACCCTACAAGTTTACGCCTTCTGCAACACCCACGACGTCACTTGGGGTACCAAGGGTGACAATGTGATGAAGACGGATCTTGGTGGTGCTGTCGGTAAGGGTGAAACTGTCGAGCTTGAAATGCCCAGCGAGCAGCTTGATATTGATAGCGGGTACGACGAGGCTCTGCGTAATCTTCGTGACCGCATCGAGGTTCCGGAGAAGCCCCCGAGCGAGTCCCAGTTGCAGGAAGATTACTACAAGAGCGTGCGAACTTACATGGTTGTCTCGTGGATGGTGCTCAACGCCATCCTCGCCATGGCCGTGTCCGAAGTGTACAGCGACAAGGGCATTGGCGACAACTTCTACCTTCGTTTCCTGCTTTGGAGCGTGGCGGGCTTGGCGTTGTTTCGTGCTATAGGATCAACCACgtttgccgtcatcaacctcatccaCCTGATTGTTGAGGGCAGAATCCGCATGACGCTCAAGCTGCCGAGCTGGGCTGGCGGTATgggcgagaagctgagcgAAACGATGAGCAGCGTGGGAAGCAGCATCACTAATACCCTTAGAACTTGA
- a CDS encoding pyridine nucleotide-disulfide oxidoreductase domain-containing protein, which translates to MPLASAQLGSLRLAAGSITKQRLSLSSRTTLPATCSQLRAFSKLYPRTRRTPLAANSIEQPQLQSHPRLSLVFSRALSGKPLPQRKSWLLNFLYRAAAWVGISIVVVGGGVFAFFLYDASTYKEHSTQSDIDISQLALQPRRGGPKNLPIAEVYIDDDEAKAKAKPRLVILGGGWGGVALLKDLNPDDYNVTVISPANYFLFTPMLPSATVGTLELRSLVEPIRRILSRVNGHFIRAKAEDVEFSHKLVEVSQFDHKGKEVRFYVPYDKLVIAVGSATNPHGVKGLENAFFLKDINDARMIRNKVIQNLELACLPTTSDEERKRLLSFVVSGGGPTGVEFAAELYDLLNEDLTRHFPRLLRNEISVHIIQSRGHILNTYDETVSKYAEERFARDQVEVLTNSRVKEVQPDKIIFSQKQEDGTVITKELPIGFCLWSTGVSPTALSQKLAKKLGDFQTNRHALETDTHLRLNGAPLGDVYAIGDCSTVQNNVADSIVSFLRKLAWSRGIEPETLQLHFSDWRTVAQDVKKRFPQAVNHLKRLDKLFFEFDKDQSGTLDFGELRELLNQIDSKLTSLPATAQRAHQQGLYLAHKFNKMAKISDAMLANDIRDGDLDAAVYKAFEYRHLGSLAYIGNSAVFDLGEGWSMAGGLWAVYAWRSVYFAQSVSFRTRSLMAMDWMKRGLFGRDLVAF; encoded by the exons ATGCCTCTGGCCTCAGCACAGCTGGGATCACTTCGCCTAGCAGCGGGCAGTATCACCAAGCAGCGTCTTTCCCTCAGCTCTCGAACGACCCTCCCCGCGACATGTTCGCAGCTGCGGGCCTTCTCCAAGCTCTACCCTCGAACTAGACGAACCCCCTTGGCAGCCAATTCGATCGAGCAACCCCAGTTGCAATCACACCCTCGACTtagcctcgtcttctctcgcGCCTTGTCTGGCAAGCCGCTGCCCCAGCGCAAGTCATGGCTGCTTAATTTTCTCTACCGAGCGGCGGCGTGGGTTGGCATTTCTATTGTCGTCGTGGGAGGCGGcgtctttgccttcttcctctaCGATGCCAGCACGTACAAAGAACACAGCACGCAGAGCGATATTGACATCTCGCAACTCGCGCTGCAGCCACGTCGCGGCGGTCCCAAGAATCTACCCATCGCAGAAGTCTAcatcgatgacgatgaggccaaggccaaggccaagcccaGACTTGTTATCCTGGGCGGTGGATGGGGTGGCGTGGCGCTTCTCAAGGACTTGAACCCGGACGACTACAACGTCACAGTCATCTCTCCCGCCAACTACTTCCTCTTCACCCCTATGCTGCCGTCTGCTACCGTGGGCACTTTGGAGCTGCGCTCTCTGGTTGAGCCCATTCGACGTATACTGAGCCGCGTCAACGGCCACTTTATACGTGCCAAGGCAGAGGACGTTGAATTCTCCCATAAGCTGGTCGAGGTATCTCAGTTTGATCACAAGGGGAAAGAGGTCCGTTTCTACGTTCCCTACGATAAGCTAGTCATTGCCGTCGGCTCCGCAACAAATCCTCATGGTGTCAAGGGGCTGGAGAATGCCTTTTTCCTCAAGGATATTAACGATGCGCGGATGATTCGAAACAAGGTCATCCAGAATCTCGAGCTTGCCTGCCTGCCTACTACATCGGACGAAGAGCGCAAGCGGTTGCTTTCTTTCGTCGTTAGCGGCGGTGGGCCGACAGGCGTCGAGTTCGCTGCTGAGCTCTACGATCTTCTAAATGAGGACTTGACTCGACACTTCCCTCGTCTGTTGCGAAATGAGATATCTGTCCATATAATCCAGAGCCGAGGCCACATCCTAAACACGTACGACGAGACGGTCTCAAAATATGCAGAGGAGCGGTTTGCTCGTGATCAGGTTGAAGTTCTTACGAATTCACGGGTCAAGGAGGTTCAGCCTGACAAGATCATCTTTAGCCAGAAGCAGGAGGACGGGACTGTAATCACCAAGGAGCTCCCAATTGGCTTTTGCCTGTGGTCTACCGGCGTCTCTCCGACGGCTCTATCccagaagctggccaagaagctgggcgACTTCCAGACGAACCGACATGCGCTGGAAACGGACACCCACCTCCGCCTCAACGGTGCTCCTCTTGGCGATGTCTATGCCATTGGCGACTGTTCCACCGTCCAGAACAACGTTGCCGACAGCATCGTGAGCTTCCTCCGTAAGCTCGCGTGGTCGCGTGGAATCGAGCCGGAGACGCTTCAGCTTCACTTCTCCGACTGGCGAACTGTTGCACAGGACGTCAAGAAGCGCTTCCCGCAGGCGGTCAACCATCTCAAGCGTCTTGATAAGCTCTTTTTCGAGTTCGACAAGGATCAATCCGGGACCCTCGACTTCGGCGAGCTTCGGGAGCTCTTGAACCAGATTGATAGCAAGCTGACGTCGCTACCGGCCACGGCTCAGCGTGCCCATCAGCAGGGATTGTACCTCGCCCACAAATTCAACAAGATGGCTAAAATCTCAGACGCAATGCTGGCAAACGACATTCGAGATGGCGACCTGGACGCCGCCGTCTACAAGGCATTCGAATACCGCCACTTGGGTAGCCTGGCATATATCGGAAACTCGGCCGTCTTTGACCTGGGAGAGGGCTGGAGCATGGCCGGTGGGCTGTGGGCCGTGTATGCCTGGAGGTCCGTCTACTTTGCGCAGAGCGTGAGCTTCCGGACAAGGAGCTTGATGGCCATGGACTGGATGAAACGAGGATTATTCGGTAGAG ATCTTGTGGCTTTTTGA
- a CDS encoding nop53 (60S ribosomal biogenesis) domain-containing protein, whose product MPVLRSATAGSGEAPKQFSQPSRKGKKAWRKNVDVTEVEEGLREVNDEIIRGGVIREKASEDLFTIDTTGDSKIPQKFPKHVKKGLKADEIINKRSAVPAVSMRKRPSDKTTDGVVPAKRQRTDWVSHKDLARLKKVADGHHENTVAVRDATFDLWDAPAPVAEDPTDFLPEKIEAKVPKSMKLKPLSLLANGKQAPAVPKPTGGYSYNPSFPEYESRLAEESTKALEAEQKRLEAEAAEAAKLEAAAKSAAEADAAEERANMSEWEEDSEWEGFQSGVEDERPSVKQPKRKTQAQRNRIKRRKEEEQLEQRIKEIAAEVAEKEKEKALELAKAAEQDSDADSEIGEEKLRRRQLGKYKLPEKDLELVLPDELQESLRLLKPEGNLLKDRYRSLLLRGKVESRRHIPFKKQAKTKVTEKWTHKDFVL is encoded by the exons atgCCTGTCCTTCGGTCGGCCACCGCCGGCTCTGGCGAGGCGCCCAAGCAATTCAGCCAGCCCTCcaggaaaggaaaaaaggcgTGGAGGAAGAACGTGGATGTGAcagaggtggaagagggcCTGCGAGAGGTCAACGATGAGATTATCCGAGG TGGTGTCATTCGAGAGAAGGCGTCCGAGGATCTCTTCACCATCGACACAACAGGCGACTCCAAGATCCCCCAGAAATTCCCCAAGCACGTCAAGAAGGGTCTCAAGGCCGACGAGATCATCAACAAGCGCTCCGCCGTGCCCGCAGTCTCCATGCGTAAGCGTCCCAGCGACAAGACCACCGATGGAGTCGTTCCCGCCAAGCGCCAGCGCACAGATTGGGTCTCCCACAAGGATCTGGCTCGTCTAAAGAAGGTTGCCGATGGACATCACGAGAATACAGTCGCCGTCAGAGATGCCACATTTGACCTTTGGGATGCCCCTGCGCCGGTGGCCGAAGATCCTACGGATTTCCTGCCTGAAAAGATTGAGGCCAAAGTTCCAAAGTccatgaagctgaagcccctctcccttctcgcCAACGGGAAACAAGCTCCCGCTGTGCCAAAGCCCACAGGAGGATACAGCTACAACCCTTCTTTCCCAGAGTACGAAAGCCGACTTGCAGAAGAGAGCACCAAGGCTCTCGAAGCTGAGCAGAAGCGcctcgaagccgaagctgcCGAAGCCGCGAAACTAGAGGCCGCAGCAAAGTCAGCCGCGGAAGCAGATGCCGCCGAGGAACGGGCCAATATGTCGGAGTGGGAAGAGGATTCTGAGTGGGAGGGCTTCCAGTCCGGCGTAGAGGACGAGAGGCCCAGCGTAAAGCAGCCCAAGCGCAAGACGCAAGCCCAGCGAAACCGCATCAAGCGcagaaaggaggaagagcagctg GAGCAGCGCATCAAGGAAATCGCGGCGGAAGTCgcagaaaaggagaaggaaaaggccctcgagctggccaaggccgccgagcAAGACTCGGATGCCGACAGCGAGATTGGCGAGGAAAAGCTGCGGAGGAGGCAGCTGGGCAAGTACAAGCTCCCGGAGAAGGACCTGGAGCTTGTTCTGCCGGACGAGCTGCAGGAATCTCTGCGATTGCTTAAGCCTGAGGGAAACCTGCTCAAGGACCGATACAGAAGCTTGCTGCTTAGAGGAAAGGTGGAGAGCCGAAGACATATTCCATTCAAGAAGCaggccaagaccaaggtTACGGAAAAGTGGACGCACAAAGACTTTGTCCTGTAG